The proteins below come from a single Rhodothermaceae bacterium genomic window:
- a CDS encoding sugar porter family MFS transporter, producing the protein MKNNLYVARTALIVALGGFLMGFDASVISGVVGFIEVEFALSDLELGWAVSSLTLSSTLAMLAAGPLSNLIGRRSVLYWAAVLYAVSAIGSAMAPSYLILVIARMVGGLGVGASLIIAPMYIAEISPPLLRGRMVSFNQLNIVIGITVAFFTNYVILELGDSTAAWAQEMNFGPWNWRWMLGLETLPAVLYFFALFAVPESPRWLVMKGRVTEGLAIMTRASGPDEAEKDLQEVQASLDADAAKDTVGIAALFAPALKLALLIGIVIAVVQQITGINAVFFYAPMIFEQSGIGTNASFVQAILVGIVNLVFTIVAIALVDRLGRKPLLILGLTGITIAMAVLAYGFYSASYTLPVDVALPAAINQQALQDIVGVTFNSDVEFKQALEAALGLSAAREFESDLIAAAISMNPILILTGILGFVASFAVSLGPVMWVLFSELFPNRVRALAISFVGLINSGISFTVQLIFPWELANLGSATTFLLYGIMAAFGLVFVILVLPETKGRSLESLESLLAGEPKTEPQ; encoded by the coding sequence ATGAAAAACAATCTTTATGTCGCAAGAACTGCCCTCATTGTTGCTTTGGGTGGATTCCTCATGGGCTTCGATGCTTCCGTCATCTCTGGAGTTGTTGGCTTTATTGAGGTCGAATTTGCTCTTAGTGATTTGGAACTTGGATGGGCAGTCAGCTCGTTGACACTTAGTTCAACGCTAGCCATGTTGGCAGCCGGACCACTCAGCAATCTGATCGGTCGGCGCAGCGTCCTTTACTGGGCGGCTGTCCTTTATGCTGTTTCAGCGATTGGATCTGCTATGGCTCCCTCCTATCTGATTCTGGTGATCGCCCGCATGGTTGGAGGTCTGGGAGTTGGTGCATCGCTCATTATCGCCCCGATGTACATTGCAGAAATCTCTCCGCCCCTACTTCGGGGACGCATGGTATCATTCAATCAACTCAATATCGTGATTGGAATTACCGTCGCCTTTTTTACGAATTATGTCATTTTGGAACTCGGTGATTCGACTGCTGCCTGGGCACAGGAAATGAATTTCGGCCCGTGGAACTGGCGCTGGATGCTGGGTCTGGAAACACTTCCCGCTGTACTCTACTTTTTTGCGCTTTTTGCGGTACCTGAAAGTCCCCGCTGGCTTGTGATGAAGGGGCGTGTCACCGAAGGACTGGCAATCATGACGCGGGCAAGTGGACCCGATGAAGCAGAAAAAGATCTGCAAGAAGTACAGGCTAGTCTGGATGCAGACGCGGCGAAGGATACGGTTGGTATTGCTGCTTTGTTTGCACCGGCACTAAAGCTTGCACTCCTCATCGGAATTGTAATTGCCGTTGTGCAACAAATTACAGGAATCAATGCCGTGTTCTTTTACGCTCCTATGATCTTCGAGCAGTCGGGGATTGGGACGAACGCCTCTTTTGTCCAGGCGATCCTGGTTGGCATCGTCAACCTAGTCTTTACCATTGTGGCCATCGCTCTGGTTGATCGACTGGGGAGAAAGCCGCTGCTTATTTTGGGGCTTACAGGAATCACCATCGCCATGGCGGTACTGGCCTACGGATTCTATAGCGCCAGCTACACGCTACCTGTAGACGTCGCTCTCCCCGCCGCGATCAATCAGCAGGCCCTTCAGGATATAGTTGGCGTAACCTTCAACTCTGACGTTGAGTTCAAGCAAGCACTTGAAGCCGCACTGGGGCTTTCTGCCGCAAGAGAATTTGAGTCCGATCTGATTGCAGCAGCTATCAGCATGAACCCGATCCTCATTCTGACCGGCATCTTGGGGTTTGTCGCTTCGTTTGCGGTTTCCCTTGGCCCAGTCATGTGGGTACTTTTCTCAGAACTCTTCCCAAATCGGGTACGCGCACTGGCGATTTCATTTGTTGGACTGATCAATTCCGGCATAAGCTTTACCGTCCAACTGATTTTCCCATGGGAGCTTGCCAATCTGGGTAGTGCTACAACATTTCTCCTATATGGGATCATGGCTGCGTTTGGCCTCGTTTTTGTCATCCTTGTTCTTCCTGAGACGAAAGGACGCTCCCTCGAATCCCTGGAGTCCCTCCTTGCAGGAGAACCGAAAACTGAACCCCAATAG
- a CDS encoding HlyC/CorC family transporter, giving the protein MLLLLASAVVSGSEVALFSLSTTDRETLAARGDRRSQQVLTLLEKPRQLLVTILFLNTLINVSAAILAAMVTKNIAEHLEFSIEVVFAVEVVALTLTLLIVSEITPKLIASRYSISYSRSVAGVLAFISRPLYPVTFLLTRMSTGVQGVYRSWGNHEDIDRLSSDDLRVMAEIGKDHGSLEEDEHGWIQSLLDLGETTVQTIMVNRLDISAIPVTASLAEALDLIRACGHSRLPLYKDHLDNIQGIVYAKDLLPFINQPDSKVYWNQIIRPPIFVPLGRKSDDLLQDFQRRKTHLAIVVDEYGGTAGLVTLDDILEEVVGEIEDEHDEARDTLITPLGELEYRVDARIPLTDLNDTLDISLPTDTYTFETLGGLIFHLAGDIPEPGFTTTHGQLDLSVEEVENNRIRLVHIRVRNDTKESNDIIS; this is encoded by the coding sequence CTGCTGCTGCTTCTTGCCAGCGCAGTCGTATCAGGTTCGGAAGTGGCGCTTTTTTCGTTGAGCACCACAGATCGGGAAACGCTCGCTGCGCGGGGGGATCGCCGCAGTCAACAGGTGCTGACACTCTTGGAAAAACCTCGTCAGCTACTGGTTACAATCCTTTTTCTCAACACACTGATCAACGTTTCTGCCGCCATTCTTGCGGCTATGGTGACAAAAAACATCGCAGAACACCTTGAATTCAGCATTGAAGTTGTTTTTGCCGTTGAGGTAGTTGCACTCACGCTCACGCTGCTGATTGTATCCGAGATCACTCCCAAACTGATTGCGTCCAGATATTCAATCTCATACAGTCGCAGTGTTGCAGGAGTGCTTGCGTTCATCTCCCGTCCCCTGTATCCAGTGACATTCCTGCTGACACGTATGTCGACCGGCGTACAGGGAGTTTATCGTAGCTGGGGAAATCATGAAGATATTGACAGACTTTCTTCAGATGACCTGAGAGTGATGGCCGAGATCGGTAAAGATCATGGTTCTCTGGAAGAAGACGAACATGGCTGGATTCAGTCACTCCTTGATCTTGGTGAAACCACCGTCCAGACCATAATGGTCAATCGCCTGGATATTTCGGCCATCCCCGTCACTGCATCTCTGGCCGAGGCATTGGACTTGATTCGTGCCTGTGGTCACTCCAGACTTCCACTCTATAAAGACCACCTAGATAATATCCAGGGCATTGTCTATGCAAAGGATCTGCTGCCCTTCATCAACCAACCTGACTCCAAAGTATACTGGAATCAGATCATCCGGCCTCCGATTTTCGTACCACTTGGTCGAAAATCAGATGATCTACTGCAGGACTTCCAGCGCCGTAAAACCCATCTGGCAATTGTAGTGGATGAGTATGGAGGTACGGCGGGACTGGTAACGCTGGACGATATATTAGAGGAGGTTGTCGGAGAAATTGAAGATGAACATGACGAGGCGCGGGATACGCTCATCACTCCACTGGGCGAACTGGAATACCGCGTGGATGCGCGGATCCCCCTGACGGATCTCAATGACACCTTAGATATTTCCCTGCCAACGGATACCTACACATTCGAAACCCTGGGTGGACTCATATTTCACCTGGCCGGAGATATTCCTGAACCAGGATTTACGACCACACATGGTCAATTGGATCTTTCAGTGGAAGAGGTGGAAAACAACCGAATCCGCTTGGTACATATCCGTGTCCGCAACGACACCAAAGAGTCGAACGACATAATTTCATAG
- a CDS encoding nuclear transport factor 2 family protein, whose translation MQRLSFFLSCVSIITLIAAMGVPAYAQSDEADVRAVIDRLFDGMRAGDSTMVRSVLHEEALMARAGSQGLRIGPTDGFVRAVGTPHDEVWDERIWDVHISIDGRLASAWMEFAFFLGDTLSHCGVNSMQLYRTDEGWKIIYLADTNRPPTCEVPEEGP comes from the coding sequence ATGCAAAGGCTCTCTTTTTTTCTCTCTTGTGTTTCCATAATTACATTAATTGCGGCGATGGGTGTACCTGCGTACGCTCAGTCTGATGAAGCCGACGTTCGGGCCGTGATTGATCGTTTATTTGACGGGATGCGCGCTGGTGACAGTACGATGGTACGCAGCGTATTGCATGAAGAAGCACTAATGGCCCGGGCTGGTTCTCAAGGTCTACGTATCGGTCCTACGGATGGGTTTGTCCGGGCGGTTGGTACACCGCACGACGAGGTATGGGATGAGCGGATATGGGATGTTCATATCTCAATTGATGGGCGACTGGCTTCGGCGTGGATGGAGTTTGCTTTCTTTCTTGGTGATACGCTCAGTCACTGCGGGGTGAACTCAATGCAGCTTTACCGGACGGACGAGGGCTGGAAGATCATTTATCTGGCGGACACGAATCGTCCACCCACCTGTGAAGTGCCAGAAGAGGGCCCTTAA
- a CDS encoding amidophosphoribosyltransferase has protein sequence MDSMRDHCGIFGIFNSPEAARLTYFGLHALQHRGQESCGIVSSSFDPVRQRRIMSAVRDFGLVLDVFDDPSLFQNPLNGKSAIGHTRYSTSGSSVNRANIQPFHVQYRDGNLAVAHNGNLSNAAKLRRSFSEQGTLFQSTSDTELILHLISQSRQEDQVDQILDALSGVEGGYALTLLTDNRLIAVRDPNGFRPLALGQLPETEANGGISYCVASETCAFDMIGAEYIRDVEPGEVVIIDQDACEMGEPRSEQLNGQYGVSQCIFEYIYFSRPDSRIYGEMVDKVRRKFGKQLAHDAPVPRVPTEEKAPLVISVPDSSNTATLGYVSECQKLGYRCKYDIGLIRNHYVGRTFIAPGQDSRELRVRCKFNTVDGVLRDRIVVVLDDSIVRGTTAKLLVKMIREAGAKEVHFRVASPTVMNPCFYGMDFPSKQELLSSKFDDVAAIGEWLGVDSLAYLSIESLKKAVGDAHDSPHGYCDACFTGCYPVPVENSVAKEAYD, from the coding sequence ATGGACAGCATGAGAGACCACTGCGGAATTTTTGGCATTTTTAACTCGCCGGAAGCCGCGCGGCTTACCTATTTTGGTCTGCACGCTCTCCAGCACAGAGGGCAAGAATCGTGTGGGATTGTTAGTTCCTCCTTTGACCCGGTACGACAGCGACGAATCATGTCTGCTGTACGTGACTTTGGCCTTGTCCTGGATGTATTTGATGATCCCAGCCTTTTCCAAAATCCCCTGAATGGTAAATCGGCAATCGGCCACACTCGTTACTCTACGAGTGGTTCTTCAGTAAATCGTGCCAATATTCAGCCTTTCCATGTTCAGTACCGAGACGGAAATCTCGCGGTTGCCCACAATGGGAACCTCTCCAATGCAGCCAAACTTCGGCGTTCATTCAGTGAGCAGGGAACGCTATTTCAGTCAACCTCTGATACGGAACTCATTCTGCATTTGATTTCCCAAAGCCGCCAGGAAGATCAAGTTGATCAAATTCTGGATGCACTTTCGGGAGTCGAAGGTGGCTATGCATTGACCCTGCTTACTGACAACCGCCTGATTGCGGTTCGCGATCCCAATGGCTTCAGACCGCTTGCGCTTGGACAATTACCCGAAACAGAAGCGAATGGGGGAATCTCCTACTGCGTTGCGAGTGAGACCTGCGCCTTTGATATGATTGGGGCCGAATATATTCGTGATGTTGAACCGGGTGAGGTCGTCATCATTGATCAGGATGCCTGTGAGATGGGGGAACCCCGCAGTGAACAGCTCAATGGCCAGTACGGTGTGAGCCAATGTATTTTTGAATACATCTACTTTTCCCGGCCAGACTCCCGGATTTACGGCGAGATGGTTGATAAAGTGCGCCGAAAATTTGGCAAGCAACTCGCTCACGATGCTCCTGTGCCTCGTGTACCAACGGAAGAAAAAGCTCCCCTTGTGATTTCGGTGCCGGACTCTTCCAACACTGCTACACTCGGGTACGTAAGTGAATGTCAAAAGCTTGGATACCGTTGCAAGTACGATATAGGTTTGATTCGCAACCACTATGTGGGTCGAACCTTCATCGCACCAGGCCAGGACAGCCGCGAGCTACGAGTGCGGTGCAAGTTTAATACCGTTGATGGTGTACTGAGAGACCGGATTGTCGTCGTCCTGGACGATTCGATCGTTCGGGGAACGACAGCAAAGCTGCTTGTGAAGATGATTCGGGAGGCTGGTGCGAAGGAAGTTCATTTTCGTGTCGCTTCACCAACTGTCATGAATCCCTGTTTCTACGGGATGGATTTCCCCAGCAAGCAGGAATTGCTTTCAAGCAAATTCGATGATGTAGCCGCCATAGGAGAGTGGCTTGGCGTCGACTCTCTTGCTTACTTGAGCATCGAGAGCCTCAAAAAAGCGGTCGGGGACGCCCATGACAGCCCGCACGGCTACTGTGATGCCTGTTTTACAGGATGCTACCCTGTACCCGTGGAGAACAGTGTCGCCAAAGAGGCCTACGATTAA
- the mazG gene encoding nucleoside triphosphate pyrophosphohydrolase: MLGEIYNQEYSEVNDSAPQWVLLVNVVRQLRKLCPWDRKQTHASLRHLLIEEAYETVEALDMGDMQELSTELGDLLLQIILHSVIAEEAKQFDLADVIAVTIDKMVRRHPHVFGQVHVSGVEEVLQNWESLKAEERKGGSVLSGVPAGLPALLSAYRMQEKAASVGFDFPNRESTWAKVEEEIREFKTAGSEDERESEFGDLLFALVNYARTNQINPEDALRVANRRFRDRFEYVEANVPDMKAAELEELDRHWEASKCQSRKI; encoded by the coding sequence ATGCTTGGAGAAATCTATAATCAGGAATATTCAGAGGTCAATGACTCGGCTCCCCAGTGGGTCCTCCTAGTCAATGTAGTTCGTCAACTCAGAAAATTATGCCCGTGGGATCGAAAGCAGACACATGCTTCACTGCGCCATCTGCTAATTGAAGAGGCATACGAAACCGTTGAAGCGCTTGATATGGGGGATATGCAGGAACTCAGCACAGAACTGGGGGATCTACTATTGCAAATTATTTTACACAGTGTCATTGCGGAAGAGGCCAAGCAGTTCGATCTGGCCGATGTAATTGCGGTAACTATTGACAAGATGGTTCGGCGACATCCACATGTATTTGGTCAGGTTCATGTATCGGGGGTTGAAGAAGTACTCCAGAATTGGGAATCCCTCAAGGCAGAAGAGCGAAAGGGAGGGTCCGTGCTTAGCGGTGTACCTGCCGGATTACCCGCGCTACTGTCCGCTTACCGGATGCAGGAAAAAGCTGCAAGTGTTGGGTTTGATTTTCCTAATCGGGAAAGTACCTGGGCCAAGGTCGAAGAGGAAATTCGGGAGTTCAAGACAGCAGGTTCGGAGGATGAACGTGAGAGTGAATTTGGAGATTTGCTTTTTGCACTAGTCAATTATGCGCGGACAAATCAAATTAATCCAGAAGATGCACTCAGAGTTGCGAATCGTCGCTTCCGCGACCGGTTCGAATACGTGGAAGCAAATGTACCGGACATGAAGGCGGCAGAGTTAGAAGAATTAGACCGGCACTGGGAGGCATCAAAATGCCAGAGCCGGAAGATATAA
- a CDS encoding sodium-dependent transporter, with protein sequence MQQGGANDRGQWSGRVGFILAAAGSAIGLGNIWRFPYSVAEGGGGLFVLIYLFFVLAIGLPVLLAELSLGRESRRNPVGAFKAVIPGKMWPYVGGLGVLTGAGILAFYSVIAGWTLGYLGKAASGTLAQAQDGETSGAIFNSFVADPFWPILLSGLFLLLTLFVVRGGVSKGIERATTLLMPALFVLLIAMAIRAVSLQGGMDGLVYLFTPDWSKLSLNVVMGALGQALFSLSLGMGAMITYGSYVSKRENLWKSGIFIAIADTGIALLAGLIIFPTLFFANADPLAGPGLVFVVLPTIFNQMPLGTVFAVAFFSLLAIAALTSTVSLLEVVVAYFVDEKGWKRNRAAAAVSGFCFVLAVPSALAFGAAPALSGGEGSLLPFNLDFLTLNNNIWGNYSLSIGAFLICIGVAWAWGVPKFLASLEDGGDRKFPMPGRELVGFLVKVVCPLAVLIVLIFIVVTGEYF encoded by the coding sequence ATTCAGCAAGGCGGCGCGAATGATCGCGGACAGTGGAGTGGAAGGGTAGGATTTATTCTGGCTGCTGCCGGAAGTGCGATTGGATTAGGGAATATTTGGCGCTTCCCCTACTCTGTAGCAGAAGGTGGCGGAGGCTTATTTGTCCTGATCTACCTGTTTTTTGTTCTTGCAATCGGCCTCCCTGTGCTACTGGCTGAACTCAGTCTGGGCCGCGAATCAAGACGTAACCCTGTCGGTGCATTCAAGGCGGTGATCCCTGGGAAAATGTGGCCCTACGTGGGCGGTCTCGGGGTTTTGACGGGCGCAGGCATCCTTGCCTTTTACTCCGTAATCGCCGGCTGGACATTGGGGTACCTTGGCAAGGCCGCATCTGGAACACTGGCACAGGCGCAGGATGGGGAAACCAGTGGAGCGATCTTTAACTCCTTCGTGGCAGATCCTTTCTGGCCTATCCTACTAAGCGGATTGTTCTTGCTGCTGACCCTGTTCGTTGTGCGAGGAGGCGTTTCCAAGGGAATTGAACGGGCAACCACACTGTTGATGCCGGCTCTTTTTGTACTGCTGATTGCAATGGCAATTCGAGCAGTCAGCCTCCAGGGAGGCATGGACGGACTGGTTTACCTCTTCACGCCCGATTGGTCGAAACTGAGCCTGAATGTGGTCATGGGGGCACTTGGACAGGCACTGTTCAGCTTAAGCTTGGGGATGGGGGCAATGATCACCTATGGATCCTATGTTTCTAAACGGGAGAATCTCTGGAAGTCAGGCATCTTTATTGCAATTGCAGACACCGGGATTGCCCTGTTGGCTGGGCTCATTATTTTTCCAACCCTCTTTTTTGCAAACGCAGACCCTCTTGCCGGTCCAGGCCTCGTATTTGTGGTACTTCCAACCATCTTTAACCAGATGCCTCTTGGAACTGTCTTCGCTGTAGCGTTTTTCTCACTACTCGCGATTGCTGCACTGACCTCAACCGTTAGCCTTCTTGAGGTCGTTGTTGCATATTTCGTAGACGAAAAGGGTTGGAAACGGAATCGGGCGGCGGCAGCGGTTTCCGGATTTTGCTTTGTTCTGGCTGTGCCTTCCGCACTCGCATTCGGAGCAGCACCGGCACTGAGTGGAGGCGAAGGTTCTCTGCTGCCATTCAACCTTGATTTCCTAACCCTGAACAATAATATCTGGGGGAATTACTCCCTGAGTATCGGAGCGTTTCTGATATGCATCGGAGTCGCATGGGCGTGGGGTGTTCCCAAGTTCCTGGCTTCGCTTGAAGATGGCGGTGATCGTAAATTCCCTATGCCTGGGCGTGAGCTCGTCGGCTTCTTGGTTAAGGTCGTTTGCCCACTAGCCGTACTGATTGTTCTTATCTTTATTGTAGTAACTGGGGAATATTTTTAA
- the ssb gene encoding single-stranded DNA-binding protein translates to MQDINVNKVVLIGRIEEEPVLRHTQANTAICSFRVVVTETYVNRDGNPTERKSTHSVVVWGQKAETFKNQAHANSLIFVDGSIRNRSYEDREGNRKWVTEINAQNAFVLDAVSGHQTHQGTQGGYSQPQPATYQTPAQQTAPPSQQPPAQQAPPAVEGSSTSHVPEDDLPF, encoded by the coding sequence ATGCAAGATATAAATGTAAATAAAGTCGTCCTCATTGGACGCATTGAAGAAGAACCTGTCCTCCGTCATACCCAAGCCAACACAGCAATCTGCTCGTTTCGTGTTGTAGTAACTGAGACGTATGTCAATCGGGATGGGAATCCCACGGAACGCAAATCCACGCACAGCGTGGTCGTTTGGGGGCAAAAAGCGGAGACATTCAAAAATCAGGCCCACGCAAATTCTCTCATATTTGTAGACGGGAGTATTCGAAACCGCTCTTATGAGGACCGCGAGGGAAATCGGAAGTGGGTCACGGAAATAAATGCTCAAAATGCATTCGTACTGGATGCCGTGAGCGGACATCAAACGCATCAGGGAACACAAGGTGGATATTCGCAGCCTCAGCCTGCTACCTATCAGACCCCAGCCCAACAAACTGCGCCTCCCTCACAACAGCCTCCGGCTCAGCAGGCCCCCCCGGCGGTGGAAGGCTCTTCTACATCACATGTACCGGAAGATGACCTTCCCTTCTGA
- a CDS encoding beta-lactamase family protein: protein MSFLRYLLLLLILVRNATAQFAQLPDQYRSAADSAYGMITQTWQEQKFPGMAVAVAVNGQLIWSDAVGFSDLEQRVPMWPHSRFRIASISKPLTAAAAAKLYSQTKLDVDASIQEYVPNFPQKRWTITTRQLGAHLGGIRGYRPGEMLSAVPYSTVEDGLDIFSADTLLHEPGTKYLYSSYGWNLISAVIEGAAQEPFLDYMQREIFLPFNMLDTVADHPDSLIVHRVRFYVRTQDGTLLNAPYVDNSYKWAGGGFLSTPIDIVRFGIAHLDTSFFDQNAKELLFTEQQTTAGEPTGYAFGWRVETRSDHLRYFSHSGGAIGGTSLLVIQPDTGVVVVAMVNMSNANLDVVQQIVSLFVDQSQS, encoded by the coding sequence ATGAGTTTTCTACGCTATCTACTGCTGCTGCTGATACTCGTACGGAATGCCACAGCACAATTTGCCCAACTTCCAGATCAATATCGGTCTGCTGCTGATTCTGCCTATGGAATGATTACCCAGACCTGGCAGGAGCAGAAATTCCCGGGAATGGCCGTAGCTGTGGCGGTCAACGGGCAATTGATCTGGTCCGATGCGGTTGGTTTTTCAGACCTTGAACAACGGGTACCAATGTGGCCACACAGCCGCTTTAGGATCGCAAGTATCTCCAAACCTCTCACGGCTGCGGCAGCAGCCAAACTCTATAGCCAAACGAAATTGGATGTTGACGCAAGTATTCAGGAGTACGTGCCGAATTTCCCCCAAAAACGCTGGACCATTACCACACGCCAGCTTGGTGCACATCTTGGAGGAATTCGAGGATACCGGCCAGGCGAAATGCTCTCCGCCGTACCCTACTCCACCGTTGAAGATGGGTTGGATATTTTTTCGGCGGATACCCTGCTGCATGAACCTGGTACGAAGTATCTCTACTCCAGTTATGGATGGAACCTGATCAGCGCAGTGATTGAGGGAGCAGCCCAAGAGCCGTTTCTGGACTATATGCAACGGGAGATCTTCCTTCCATTCAACATGCTGGATACGGTGGCGGATCACCCAGACAGCCTGATTGTGCATCGCGTCCGGTTCTATGTCCGCACCCAGGACGGAACCCTACTGAATGCCCCCTATGTGGATAATAGCTATAAATGGGCTGGTGGTGGCTTTTTATCTACCCCGATCGATATTGTACGATTCGGAATTGCCCATCTGGATACGTCCTTCTTCGACCAGAATGCTAAAGAACTGCTGTTTACCGAACAGCAGACCACTGCCGGTGAACCTACCGGATACGCTTTCGGGTGGCGCGTGGAAACCCGTTCCGATCACCTTCGCTACTTCAGTCATAGTGGAGGAGCCATTGGTGGGACCTCTCTTCTTGTCATTCAACCGGACACCGGTGTCGTCGTTGTTGCCATGGTGAACATGAGCAATGCGAACCTGGACGTGGTTCAGCAGATCGTGTCCCTATTTGTTGACCAATCGCAGAGTTGA